The following proteins come from a genomic window of Sorghum bicolor cultivar BTx623 chromosome 3, Sorghum_bicolor_NCBIv3, whole genome shotgun sequence:
- the LOC8085405 gene encoding E3 ubiquitin-protein ligase EL5, with product MAGAIFLGVLAGLVVLICTIVCAVRHCQDGAGSAKVGGGGGVSSPAGKQEALLNKNKNKDDVDVVVAVPHQPGGAAGKRGPEPSDGDVDLCAICKARLADASWGRCRRLRPCGHVYHADCISLWLQRKWICPVCRAAVAMSRTEILDAVV from the coding sequence ATGGCTGGTGCGATATTTCTAGGCGTCCTCGCGGGTCTCGTGGTGCTCATCTGCACCATCGTCTGTGCCGTGCGCCATTGCCAGGACGGCGCGGGAAGCGCGaaggtcggcggcggcggcggcgtttcGTCCCCGGCAGGGAAGCAAGAAGCGCtgctgaacaagaacaagaacaagGACGACGTCGACGTCGTGGTCGCCGTCCCTCATCAGCCGGGTGGCGCCGCCGGCAAGCGGGGCCCGGAGCCGAGCGACGGCGACGTGGATCTGTGCGCGATCTGCAAGGCGCGGCTTGCGGACGCGAGCTGGGGCCGGTGCCGGCGCCTGCGGCCGTGCGGGCACGTATACCACGCGGACTGCATCAGCCTGTGGCTCCAGCGCAAGTGGATCTGCCCCGTGTGCCGGGCTGCCGTCGCCATGTCGCGGACCGAGATCCTCGACGCGGTGGTGTGA
- the LOC8057721 gene encoding U-box domain-containing protein 16 produces the protein MAMPNPRAVLTSAPSPPAACSSSWSAAAEFMAPATPPSPSDGELLRSLHRLARDLSATAAETPAPFLRAALASITRRSRLLAAAFDDLVLCAAAAEEGMPRSASLCLREVLLVLQRFKALAADCAARSRMRLLLQSDEIEEEVRELHQEMATLLDLLPGVELGLAEDVMDLLDLASRQCRRFAPSVSVQAEQALKARVLSLIQEIEREIVPERERLREILEEVGINDSATCGEEIESLEREIGENRASERWTDAMIALVGLLRYAKCVLFSATPRPSSDSKPDPEVDEEGEPPAPPPDFRCPITLDIMREPVVVASGQTYDRESIFRWFDSGKSTCPKTGQVLTVLELVPNKALKNLIAKWCRENGVAMESSEASKSEPAQAVAANKAALEAARMTASFLVKKLAICFSPDAANRVVHEIRLLSKTGADSRAFVGEAGAVPLLVPLLYSEDAGLQLNAVTALLNLSILEANKKRIMHAEGAVEAVAHILSSGATWRAKENAAAAVLSLASVHTYRRRLGRNLSIVEKLVHLVRTGPTSTKKDALAALLSLAGERENVGKLVDAGVAQAALSAISEEETAAAVLAALAKRGGAEAIVGIDGAVARLVAEMRRGTEWGRENATAALVLLCRRLGARAVTQVMAVPGVEWAIWELMGTGTDRARRKAASLGRICRRWAAASAADGERGSVCPAASTVVPPAMMAS, from the coding sequence ATGGCCATGCCCAACCCACGGGCGGTGTTGACCTCCGCGCCGTCACCGCCCGccgcctgctcctcctcctggtcggcggcggcggagttcATGGCGCCGGCAACGCCTCCGTCGCCGTCCGACGGGGAGCTGCTGCGCTCGCTGCACCGCCTGGCGCGGGACCTGTCCGCGACGGCCGCAGAGACGCCGGCCCCGTTCCTGCGCGCCGCGCTCGCGTCCATCACCAGGCGGTCCAGGCTCCTGGCCGCCGCGTTCGACGACCTCGTCCTGTGCGCCGCGGCGGCCGAGGAGGGCATGCCCCGGTCCGCGTCGCTGTGCCTCCGCGAGGTGCTCCTCGTGCTGCAGCGGTTCAAGGCGTTGGCCGCCGACTGCGCCGCGCGGAGCCGGatgcggctgctgctgcagtCGGACGAGATCGAGGAGGAGGTCAGGGAGCTGCACCAGGAAATGGCCACGCTGCTCGACCTCCTGCCGGGCGTCGAGCTGGGCCTCGCCGAGGACGTCATGGACCTACTCGACCTCGCGTCGCGCCAGTGCCGGCGGTTCGCGCCGTCTGTGTCGGTCCAGGCCGAGCAGGCTCTCAAGGCCAGAGTGCTCTCGCTGATACAGGAGATTGAGCGGGAGATCGTGCCGGAGCGGGAGAGGCTGCGGGAGATCCTGGAGGAGGTGGGCATCAACGACTCGGCGACCTGCGGCGAAGAGATCGAGAGCCTCGAGCGGGAGATCGGTGAAAACCGCGCCTCGGAGAGGTGGACGGACGCCATGATCGCGCTCGTCGGCCTGCTGCGGTACGCCAAGTGCGTCCTGTTCAGCGCCACGCCCCGGCCTTCTTCGGATTCCAAGCCGGACCCCGAGGTCGACGAGGAAGGGGAGcctccggcgccgccgccggactTCCGCTGCCCCATCACCCTCGATATCATGCGCGAGCCCGTCGTCGTCGCCAGCGGGCAGACGTACGACCGGGAGTCCATCTTCCGGTGGTTCGACTCCGGCAAGTCAACGTGCCCCAAGACAGGGCAGGTGCTTACCGTTCTGGAGCTCGTGCCCAACAAGGCGCTCAAGAACCTCATCGCCAAGTGGTGCCGGGAGAACGGCGTCGCCATGGAGAGCAGCGAGGCGAGCAAGAGCGAGCCTGCGCAGGCGGTGGCCGCGAACAAGGCCGCGCTGGAGGCGGCGCGCATGACGGCGTCGTTCCTCGTGAAGAAGCTCGCCATCTGTTTCTCCCCTGACGCGGCCAACCGCGTGGTGCACGAGATCCGGCTGCTGTCCAAGACCGGCGCCGACAGCCGCGCGTTCGTCGGTGAGGCCGGAGCCGTGCCGCTGCTGGTGCCCCTGCTCTACTCCGAGGACGCCGGGCTGCAGCTGAACGCCGTCACGGCGCTGCTCAACCTCTCCATCCTCGAGGCCAACAAGAAGCGCATCATGCACGCCGAGGGCGCCGTGGAGGCGGTCGCCCACATCCTGAGCTCCGGCGCGACGTGGCGCGCCAAGGAGAATGCGGCGGCCGCCGTGCTCAGCCTGGCGTCCGTCCACACCTACCGGCGCCGCCTCGGCCGGAACCTGTCCATCGTGGAGAAGCTCGTGCACCTGGTCCGCACCGGCCCGACGAGCACCAAGAAAGACGCGCTGGCCGCGCTGCTGTCGCTGGCGGGCGAGAGGGAGAACGTGGGAAAGCTCGTGGACGCCGGCGTCGCGCAGGCGGCGCTGTCCGCGATCAGCGAGGAGGAGACCGCGGCCGCGGTGCTGGCCGCGCTGGCGAAGCGCGGCGGCGCGGAGGCGATCGTGGGCATCGACGGCGCCGTGGCGCGTCTTGTGGCCGAGATGCGGCGCGGCACGGAGTGGGGCCGGGAGAACgcgacggcggcgctggtgCTCCTGTGCCGGCGGCTGGGCGCGCGCGCGGTGACGCAGGTGATGGCCGTGCCCGGCGTGGAGTGGGCCATCTGGGAGCTGATGGGCACCGGCACGGACCGCGCACGCCGCAAGGCCGCGTCGCTCGGCAGGATATGCCGCCGGTGGGCCGCCGCCTCGGCCGCCGACGGCGAGCGGGGCAGCGTGTGCCCGGCCGCCAGCACCGTCGTGCCTCCGGCCATGATGGCGTCGTAA